One part of the Pirellulales bacterium genome encodes these proteins:
- a CDS encoding AMP-binding protein produces MNSSITFPESHPSTVNVAARLSEMARAMPQALAVVEPVARSGDRWSYRSITFDELDADSGAIAAGLLDFGIEPGMRMALLVAPGIDFVSLAFALLKARVVQILIDPGMGPRRMLKCLSDADPHGFIAISRGQVIRSMMRRCFRRAQLNVTVGRRWFWGGPTLEQVRRRGACASAAQLADLKFQFLNVSAETPAAIAFTSGSTGPAKGVLYRHGNFDRQVTEIRDYYGIQRGEVDVPCFPLFGLFNAAMGVTSVVPAMNPSRPAMVDPRNIIAAINDWQATQVFGSPAIWNVVGRYCERHNIRLPSLRRVLSAGAPVPAHVLRRMKACIHPNGEMHTPYGATEALPVASNCGAVVLGETLAQTEQGAGVCVGRRFGGIQWRVIRISDDPISTTAELIELPRGEVGELIVRGPVVTTEYYANSSATAAAKIQDIDGRRFWHRMGDVGRLDEQDRFWFWGRMSQRVTTVSGHMFTIPCEAIFNQHPRIYRSALVGIGSRGQQIPAIVVEPLPGAMPSTRMEIKQLIGELRELAVTAAHTTMIERIFIRKSLPVDVRHNVKINREQLAVWAAKQRA; encoded by the coding sequence ATGAATTCCTCGATCACTTTTCCCGAATCACACCCATCCACGGTGAATGTCGCCGCGCGCTTGTCGGAAATGGCCCGCGCGATGCCGCAGGCGTTGGCTGTGGTCGAACCCGTCGCTCGATCGGGAGATCGCTGGAGCTATCGCAGCATTACTTTTGACGAACTCGATGCGGACAGCGGAGCAATTGCCGCTGGACTACTCGATTTCGGCATTGAGCCTGGAATGCGGATGGCACTGCTAGTCGCGCCGGGGATTGATTTTGTTTCCCTGGCGTTTGCTTTGCTCAAAGCGCGAGTGGTGCAAATTCTGATCGATCCTGGCATGGGGCCGCGGCGAATGTTGAAATGCCTCAGCGACGCAGATCCGCACGGGTTCATCGCAATTTCGCGGGGACAGGTGATTCGGTCAATGATGCGCCGGTGCTTTCGGCGAGCTCAATTGAATGTCACTGTCGGCCGACGATGGTTTTGGGGAGGCCCGACATTAGAACAAGTTCGTCGCCGAGGAGCTTGCGCATCAGCCGCTCAATTGGCAGATCTCAAATTCCAATTCTTGAATGTTTCGGCGGAAACTCCCGCTGCAATCGCGTTCACCAGCGGCAGCACCGGACCGGCGAAGGGAGTGCTGTATCGTCACGGCAATTTCGATCGGCAGGTAACAGAGATTCGCGATTATTATGGCATCCAGCGCGGTGAAGTCGATGTGCCATGTTTTCCATTGTTTGGACTGTTCAATGCGGCAATGGGCGTCACTAGCGTCGTGCCGGCGATGAATCCCAGTCGACCGGCAATGGTTGACCCGCGTAACATCATTGCGGCAATCAACGATTGGCAGGCGACGCAAGTATTTGGTTCGCCCGCCATTTGGAATGTCGTCGGCCGTTATTGCGAACGGCATAATATTCGCCTTCCGTCGCTGCGACGAGTGTTATCGGCTGGCGCTCCGGTTCCCGCTCATGTACTGCGCCGGATGAAGGCATGCATTCATCCCAATGGTGAAATGCACACGCCGTATGGTGCGACGGAAGCCTTGCCGGTTGCATCGAATTGCGGCGCTGTAGTGCTCGGCGAAACATTAGCGCAAACCGAGCAAGGCGCCGGAGTATGCGTGGGTCGACGTTTCGGCGGCATCCAGTGGCGAGTGATTCGGATCTCCGACGACCCAATTTCCACCACGGCAGAACTGATCGAACTACCGCGCGGTGAAGTCGGCGAACTGATCGTCCGCGGCCCCGTCGTCACGACCGAGTATTATGCCAATTCCTCCGCTACTGCCGCCGCAAAAATTCAAGACATCGACGGTCGCAGGTTTTGGCATCGTATGGGAGATGTGGGGCGACTCGATGAGCAAGACCGATTTTGGTTCTGGGGCCGTATGTCGCAGCGAGTCACAACCGTTTCTGGACATATGTTCACGATTCCTTGCGAGGCGATATTTAATCAACATCCGAGAATATATCGCTCGGCACTGGTAGGAATCGGCTCGCGTGGACAGCAAATTCCGGCGATCGTGGTTGAGCCGCTGCCGGGCGCAATGCCATCCACTCGAATGGAAATCAAGCAACTGATCGGCGAACTTCGCGAATTGGCAGTCACGGCGGCACACACGACGATGATCGAACGTATTTTTATTCGCAAATCGTTGCCGGTCGATGTGCGGCACAATGTGAAAATCAATCGTGAGCAACTGGCAGTTTGGGCGGCGAAACAACGAGCATGA
- the pgk gene encoding phosphoglycerate kinase translates to MNINNQTMLQWCRILLGADSAPHASLAEYLAAIPRLSSFADVPSGTAVLVRGDVDAKPGAKIGEGDERLRSMVETLKFGIERGWKQVVFGHIGRKPEGSLSKVATRLGELLGKQVPLITDWFDEASATITSQAADAVRNATPDSVLVLENTRRYRIERALWEASADDLPQLAPKVARYANEFAQKIASIYVNEALSAGSLDCSTSIVPAAMDRVALGKYVAGEFDGPMQRGLKAQLVVFSGLKIDKLDDLQAMIDRGAIRWVFTAGSLAMALKKSAAELDGKRFSMGVAEDPAHAGKPYFIPRERIEQAKRMIDDGRQKGIEFVLPVDFVLQDGRSSETIGPADQQFDVGPKTNEFFSQKVGEFIECSKPTGGSERPVAFHNGVFGMFEDPRFEGGTKYFIGQLKRMKDAGVEVFVGGGEGGAALEKYGCPDWVTHTFTAGGTVLNALGSNPVPYLVSLSMAAKR, encoded by the coding sequence ATGAACATCAACAATCAAACCATGCTCCAGTGGTGTCGCATCCTGCTTGGCGCCGACTCGGCTCCGCACGCGTCACTGGCTGAATATCTAGCAGCGATTCCGCGGTTGTCGTCGTTCGCCGACGTTCCAAGTGGAACGGCCGTTCTCGTGCGTGGCGACGTTGATGCAAAGCCGGGTGCGAAGATCGGCGAAGGAGATGAGCGATTGCGCTCGATGGTCGAAACGCTTAAGTTCGGCATCGAAAGAGGCTGGAAGCAAGTCGTTTTCGGTCACATTGGCCGCAAGCCAGAAGGTTCGCTAAGCAAAGTCGCAACGAGGCTAGGCGAGTTGCTTGGCAAGCAAGTACCGCTGATAACCGATTGGTTCGACGAAGCATCGGCGACCATCACCTCGCAAGCTGCCGATGCCGTTCGCAACGCCACTCCCGACAGCGTGTTGGTTCTGGAAAACACTCGGCGCTATCGCATTGAGCGAGCGCTTTGGGAAGCTTCTGCCGATGACTTGCCGCAGCTTGCTCCAAAGGTGGCAAGATATGCCAACGAGTTTGCCCAAAAAATTGCATCGATTTATGTAAACGAAGCGTTGTCGGCCGGAAGCTTGGACTGCTCCACATCCATCGTACCGGCTGCGATGGATCGCGTTGCACTGGGAAAGTATGTTGCGGGCGAATTCGACGGCCCGATGCAGCGCGGTCTGAAGGCGCAATTGGTTGTCTTTAGTGGACTGAAGATCGACAAGCTCGACGACCTGCAAGCGATGATCGACCGCGGCGCGATCCGCTGGGTTTTCACTGCTGGCTCGTTGGCGATGGCCCTCAAAAAGTCCGCGGCCGAACTGGACGGAAAGCGGTTTTCGATGGGAGTCGCCGAAGACCCGGCTCACGCAGGTAAACCCTACTTTATTCCGCGCGAGCGAATCGAGCAGGCAAAGCGAATGATCGACGACGGCCGGCAGAAGGGGATCGAATTCGTCCTGCCGGTCGATTTTGTTCTTCAAGACGGTCGATCTTCGGAAACGATTGGCCCGGCAGACCAACAATTCGACGTTGGACCAAAGACCAACGAATTCTTCTCTCAAAAAGTGGGCGAATTTATCGAGTGCTCAAAACCCACTGGCGGCAGCGAACGTCCCGTCGCTTTCCACAATGGTGTCTTCGGCATGTTCGAAGACCCGCGTTTTGAAGGCGGCACAAAGTACTTCATCGGACAACTCAAGCGTATGAAGGACGCCGGAGTTGAGGTATTCGTCGGAGGCGGTGAAGGTGGAGCGGCCCTTGAAAAATACGGCTGCCCTGATTGGGTTACCCACACATTCACTGCTGGCGGCACCGTCCTCAATGCCCTGGGCAGCAATCCTGTACCCTATTTGGTTTCACTGTCGATGGCGGCCAAACGCTAG
- a CDS encoding NAD-dependent epimerase/dehydratase family protein encodes MKALVTGASGFLGRYIVEQLLARGDQVRGLCRSPATELAAIGVEVIRGDVRDAAVVESATKGIDTVFHVAGVAGIWGPRRHYFSTNVFGTQNVLWACRRQYVRKLIFTSSPSVTFDGADQCGIDESAAYAARWLNHYHHSKAVAEQMVLSSGGHDGVQTCALRPHLIWGPRDRQLVPRIWQRAREGKLRRVGDGTNSIDAVYVENAAAAHLQAADALEAGSPLAGKAYFIGQGEKINLWKWIDELLTLANLPPVQRSISTCAAWRIGAILEAAYRGLRIRREPPMTRFLAAQLGRSHWFDLAAAQRDFGYCPAVSTAEGMRRLKSSIQQER; translated from the coding sequence ATGAAGGCACTTGTCACTGGCGCAAGCGGTTTTCTTGGGCGGTACATCGTCGAGCAGTTGCTTGCTCGCGGCGACCAAGTGCGCGGTTTGTGTCGCTCGCCCGCGACTGAATTGGCGGCCATTGGCGTCGAAGTCATCCGCGGCGATGTGCGCGATGCCGCTGTTGTGGAATCGGCGACGAAAGGAATCGATACTGTCTTTCACGTCGCCGGTGTCGCGGGAATTTGGGGGCCGCGGCGACACTATTTTTCGACAAATGTATTTGGCACGCAAAATGTCCTCTGGGCATGTCGCCGACAATACGTTCGTAAGTTGATTTTCACGAGCAGTCCGAGCGTCACCTTCGACGGTGCCGATCAGTGCGGAATCGACGAATCGGCCGCGTATGCAGCGCGATGGCTCAATCATTACCACCATTCCAAAGCTGTAGCCGAACAGATGGTGTTATCGAGTGGCGGGCACGATGGCGTACAAACCTGTGCGTTGCGGCCGCATTTGATTTGGGGACCGCGCGATCGTCAGCTAGTTCCACGGATTTGGCAGCGCGCCCGCGAAGGGAAGCTCCGCCGAGTGGGCGATGGCACGAACTCGATCGACGCCGTTTACGTCGAAAACGCTGCTGCCGCGCATCTCCAGGCTGCCGACGCACTCGAAGCCGGTTCGCCTCTGGCCGGCAAAGCATACTTCATCGGACAAGGTGAAAAAATCAACCTTTGGAAATGGATTGACGAATTGCTTACGCTGGCAAATTTGCCACCCGTTCAGCGATCGATCTCTACCTGCGCTGCTTGGCGCATCGGTGCGATCTTGGAAGCGGCATACCGCGGTTTGCGAATCCGCCGCGAGCCTCCCATGACGCGATTCCTTGCGGCCCAGCTTGGCCGATCGCACTGGTTTGACTTAGCAGCGGCGCAACGAGATTTCGGCTATTGCCCCGCAGTGAGCACGGCCGAGGGAATGCGTCGGCTGAAAAGTTCAATTCAGCAAGAGCGTTAA